One part of the Nymphaea colorata isolate Beijing-Zhang1983 chromosome 8, ASM883128v2, whole genome shotgun sequence genome encodes these proteins:
- the LOC116258742 gene encoding uncharacterized protein LOC116258742: MADTIDVILDYLKRHRFTKAEAALRGELVGRQESNGDLTHPFTEGLNNTNRDDGASDRGAYAFEPSRSEKLANQASGTGSLPGSDSSAELIVKEVECGNVRNSSGRTWENSSAVAETSLSLSERRMVNESAGTSEKSFDFQQGSTNLQSFSMPSLSADLYPWTLGMKTDANLKNSATIMEKISDLRLSGDSGHPEHHSVYSLSKSNSVKSVKTVGDSSGWCQKNSSVISESRTLGSKNGSRDTDVSEAMPSWSGFGGNAAEEKHQRVQGREHNDDNKTSKPLDTIPLEISSDGSKHGGLYLKDQMREYAWTKDCGTSCPPADAWKECSIKTVFPFPMAEATSAYRNVTGTTSGRSDGGGKEGKRGGEGAELLSSNSTHATQTSFVGISKATFEHTNTGNRGVTINNENHKEELPRLPPVKLKSEEKSGNIHWEDKGGHYGLAPKPSNLDNAFLIGSFLDVPVGQDINSSGGRKTAGSSWLSVSQGIAEDTSDFVSGFATAGDGLSESIDYPNEYWDSDEYEDDDDVGYMRQPIEDESWFLAHEIDYPSDNEKGTVRGSAPDHQERSQPKDDDDQSFAEEDSYFSGEQYIQAKNIEQVAVPEDPVVSMTEMYGRTDENDLIAQYDGQLMDEEELNLMRAEPVWQGFVTQTSELIMLGNDRGLKEHGHHRHEDPCIDEDQHGSVRSIGVGINSDVADFGSEVRESLIGESSEGDLEYFPDQDTSVSESKKAHHQKVKISCKRVGIDKARAYKSMSGKSIIGPDSDGCALGMDYDGGFSFPSPLRAEEVMKSETDKAFWSVKGDGLTAEDDTDDGAGLIEAEDMLASWRRKSTESSPAKSSRDEGITNTRRSQSSSSAVSNSYYGYGDREQINNAQDEKVSDTREEDAVTTLEDEEAAAVQEQVRQIKAQEEEFETFNLKIVHRKNRTGFEEDKNFHVVLNSVIAGRYHVTEYLGSAAFSKAIQAHDLHTGMDVCVKIIKNNKDFFDQSLDEIKLLKFVNKHDPGDKYHILRLYDYFYYREHLLIVCELLKANLYEFHKFNRESGGEVYFTMPRLQSITIQCLEALQFLHSLGLIHCDLKPENILVKSYSRCEVKVIDLGSSCFETDHLCSYVQSRSYRAPEVILGLSYDKKIDIWSLGCILAELCTGNVLFQNDSPATLLARVIGIIGPIDQDMLAQGRDTYKYFTKNHMLYERNQDTNKLEYLIPKKSSLRHRLPMGDQGFIDFVAHLLEVNPKKRPTASKALKHPWLSFPYEPISS; the protein is encoded by the exons ATGGCAGACACTATCGACGTCATCTTGGATTACTTGAAGAGGCACCGGTTTACAAAAGCTGAGGCTGCTCTAAGAGGGGAACTCGTTGGTCGTCAGGAATCAAATGGTGATCTGACACATCCTTTTACTGAAGGTTTGAATAACACAAATCGAGACGATGGTGCTTCAGATAGAGGTGCATATGCTTTTGAGCCTAGCCGGTCAGAAAAGCTTGCAAATCAGGCATCTGGAACTGGAAGCCTACCAGGCAGTGATTCATCTGCAGAGCTTATAGTTAAGGAGGTCGAATGTGGGAATGTTAGAAATAGTTCTGGGAGGACGTGGGAAAACAGCTCTGCTGTTGCAGAGACGAGCTTGAGCTTGTCTGAGAGGCGTATGGTGAATGAGTCCGCTGGAACTAGTGAGAAGAGCTTCGATTTCCAGCAAGGATCAACAAACCTGCAAAGCTTCAGCATGCCAAGCCTGTCTGCAGATCTTTATCCGTGGACTCTTGGCATGAAAACTGATGCAAACTTGAAAAATTCTGCCACTATTATGGAAAAAATTTCCGATCTTCGATTATCTGGAGATTCTGGACACCCTGAGCATCATAGTGTTTATAGCTTGAGTAAAAGTAATTCTGTGAAAAGTGTGAAGACTGTTGGAGATAGCTCTGGGTGGTGTCAGAAGAACAGCAGCGTCATAAGTGAGTCTAGAACTCTTGGCTCGAAAAACGGTTCTAGGGACACTGATGTCTCAGAAGCAATGCCATCATGGTCTGGGTTTGGAGGTAATGCAGCTGAAGAAAAGCACCAGAGGGTCCAAGGGAGGGAGCATAATGATGACAACAAAACTAGCAAGCCATTGGATACTATTCCCTTGGAAATATCTTCAGATGGGAGCAAACATGGTGGTCTGTATCTAAAAGATCAAATGCGAGAGTATGCATGGACAAAAGATTGTGGAACATCATGCCCTCCTGCAGATGCATGGAAGGAATGCTCCATTAAGACAGTGTTTCCATTCCCCATGGCTGAAGCAACATCTGCATACAGAAATGTTACCGGTACAACCTCTGGGCGCTCTGATGGTGGTGGCAAAGAAGGGAAAAGGGGTGGTGAAGGAGCAGAATTATTATCTTCAAACAGTACCCATGCGACTCAAACTTCTTTCGTAGGTATATCTAAAGCCACTTTCGAACATACAAACACTGGAAACAGGGGTGTCACTATCAATAATGAAAATCACAAGGAAGAACTGCCGAGATTGCCACCTGTCAAACTAAAGTCAGAAGAGAAGTCCGGAAACATTCATTGGGAGGACAAGGGTGGCCACTATGGACTAGCACCAAAACCGTCGAACTTGGATAATGCATTTTTAATAGGATCCTTTCTGGATGTTCCTGTTGGACAAGACATTAATTCTTCAG GTGGAAGGAAGACAGCTGGAAGTAGTTGGCTGTCAGTAAGTCAAGGAATTGCAGAGGATACATCAGATTTTGTTTCTGGGTTTGCTACAGCTGGTGATGGACTGAGTGAATCTATTGACTACCCAAACGAGTATTGGGATTCTGATGaatatgaagatgatgatgacgtTGGGTACATGAGGCAGCCTATTGAAGACGAGTCTTGGTTTCTGGCACATGAAATTGACTATCCTAGTGATAATGAGAAGGGAACTGTGCGTGGCAGTGCTCCTGATCATCAGGAAAGGTCCCAAccaaaagatgatgatgatcaatCTTTTGCAGAAGAGGATTCTTATTTTTCAGGGGAGCAGTATATTCAGGCCAAGAACATTGAGCAGGTTGCCGTGCCTGAGGATCCAGTAGTATCCATGACTGAAATGTACGGAAGAACTGATGAAAATGATCTCATTGCTCAATATGATGGGCAGTTGATGGATGAAGAAGAGCTAAATCTGATGCGAGCAGAGCCTGTTTGGCAGGGGTTTGTCACCCAAACAAGCGAACTTATTATGCTGGGTAATGACAGGGGCCTGAAAGAGCATGGTCACCATCGACATGAAGACCCATGCATTGATGAGGACCAACATGGTTCGGTCAGGTCTATAGGTGTAGGGATTAACAGTGATGTGGCTGATTTCGGCAGTGAAGTACGGGAAAGTTTGATTGGAGAGAGCAGCGAAGGAGACTTGGAATATTTCCCTGACCAGGACACAAGTGTTTCTGAATCGAAAAAGGCACACCATCAAAAGGTGAAAATATCTTGTAAGAGAGTAGGAATAGATAAAGCAAGGGCATATAAGTCCATGTCAGGTAAAAGCATCATTGGGCCTGACAGTGATGGTTGTGCTCTTGGAATGGACTATGATGGTGGATTTTCATTTCCATCTCCTTTGAGGGCTGAGGAAGTGATGAAGTCAGAGACTGATAAGGCTTTCTGGTCAGTGAAAGGTGATGGGCTTACTGCTGAGGACGACACCGATGATGGTGCTGGCCTGATTGAGGCAGAAGACATGCTGGCTTCATGGAGGAGAAAAAGTACTGAGTCCTCACCTGCTAAGAGCTCAAGGGATGAAGGCATCACTAACACAAGAAGATCACAGTCCTCATCATCTGCAGTTTCAAATTCATATTATGGTTATGGAGATAGAGAGCAGATCAACAATGCGCAGGATGAGAAAGTAAGTGATACCAGGGAAGAAGATGCAGTGACAACCCTGGAAGATGAAGAGGCGGCTGCTGTGCAAGAGCAAGTACGGCAGATAAAAGCTCAGGAGGAGGAATTTGAAACCTTCAATCTCAAGATTGTCCACAGAAAAAATAG GACGGGTTTTGAGGAAGACAAGAATTTCCATGTTGTCCTGAACTCCGTGATTGCTGGGCGTTATCATGTTACTGAGTATTTAGGCTCTGCTGCATTTAGCAAAGCTATTCAAGCACATGATTTGCACACTGGCATGGATGTATGTGTCAAGATAATCAAGAACAATAAAGATTTTTTTGACCAGAGTCTTGATGAAATAAAGCTCCTTAAATTTGTCAACAAGCATGATCCTGGTGACAAATATCATATTCTTCGGCTCTATGATTACTTTTACTACCGA GAACATTTGCTGATTGTGTGTGAGCTTCTGAAGGCAAACCTGTATGAATTTCACAAATTCAACAGAGAATCTGGAGGAGAGGTGTACTTTACAATGCCAAGATTGCAG TCTATTACTATCCAGTGTCTGGAGGCTCTTCAATTCTTGCACAGTCTTGGTCTTATccattgtgatctgaagccgGAGAACATTTTAGTTAAAAGTTACAGTAGATGTGAAGTTAAGGTTATTGACCTTGGGAGTAGCTGCTTCGAAACAGATCATCTTTGCTCCTATGTTCAGTCTCGATCTTATCGGGCACCAGAGGTTATCTTGGGCCTTTCTTATGATAAGAAAattgatatttggtctcttggTTGTATCTTAGCAGAACTTTGCACTGGAAAT GTTCTCTTCCAAAATGATTCACCAGCAACTCTACTTGCCCGAGTCATTGGTATCATCGGGCCAATTGACCAAGACATGCTTGCACAGGGACGTGATACATACAAGTACTTTACAAAAAACCACATGCTGTATGAGCGTAATCAG GATACAAACAAATTAGAGTACTTGATTCCGAAGAAGTCATCATTACGACATCGGTTACCTATGGGGGATCAGGGATTTATAGATTTCGTTGCTCATCTACTTGAAGTAAACCCGAAGAAGCGGCCCACAGCAAGCAAAGCTCTTAAGCATCCATGGCTATCATTTCCTTATGAGCCAATTTCATCTTGA